In the Limanda limanda chromosome 10, fLimLim1.1, whole genome shotgun sequence genome, one interval contains:
- the psd2 gene encoding PH and SEC7 domain-containing protein 2 isoform X1, whose product MTQEGQALPSPTPAENPAEASTTSTTDSPTETPNLTEQDKPGAEEGKQQEEIREGDEEAQGETHGEGEGRAEAEEGEFKEGRLDSSGGEDQQTDGGVEGEREGTRVDGCINSEGISTGEEAAAHEVEEMKEEEEGKENEEMQPSTEEATHPQHAGRLANGIGGNEDEDDAGEEEGGDEAGTHTNLDVLSSNFEMNVEQAGTEVEEEEEEVQTEGDGRETQDSFSSAFEQIVEQVDVQEQEEEEEDRELEEEREKGTVDNKDGFSSTFERIVESALLRGGTCYSSLDSLDVLSLTDETDSCVSFEAPLTPLIQQRALLQGPEPLELELETVQEQEGAEAGPDAPGAGETTVRGGGAVAAGGSPLRTTITGSRSEFVLSQPGRWAIPNGYHADSQGGMEGSGAMINSLSDASLTDVLSDSEECNLGSLDHLERGSTDTLANGCRADYEAAKRLAKRLYHLEGFKRCDVARHLGKNNDFSQLVASEYLSFFDLSGLTLDRALRNFLKAFPLMGETQERERVLVHFSKRFCLCNPHTSSSEDGAHTLTCALMLLNTDLHGHNIGKKMSCQQFIGNLDGLNNGKDFPKDLLKVLYNSIKNEKLEWAVEKEELRKSLSELVEEQCEGGCKRVTRVTDGNNPFIAIPIFVNAVTYKHGVLTRKSHADMDGKRTPRGRRGWKKFYAVLKGMILYLQKDEYKPDADISEVDLKNAVRIHHSLATRATDYSKKANVLKLKTSDWRVYLLQAPSEEEMMSWIFRINLVAALFSAPAFPAAIGSMKKFCRPILPSQSTRLNQDEQLLSHENKMKQMSLELEEHRKNTPSVDPKSREWEEHRLKEHYLTYEKTRYETYIGLLQAKLRAETDDLEKIEASVMGGLIMEGGLAGRECHLRKTQSSPSISQAHSGMNGRTAECTTPGPRS is encoded by the exons ATGACCCAGGAGGGGCAGGCTCTGCCCTCTCCCACCCCAGCAGAGAACCCAGCAGAGGCCAGCACAACCTCCACCACCGACTCACCCACAGAGACCCCCAACCTGACAGAGCAGGACAAGCCGGGGGCCGAGGAGGGGAAACAACAAGAGGAGATCAGAGAAGGGGATGAGGAGGCACAGGGTGAGACACATGGGGAAGGAGAGGGGAGAGcagaagcagaggagggggagtTTAAAGAGGGGAGGTTAGATAGCAGTGGAGGTGAAGATcagcagacagatggaggggtggagggagagagggaaggcaCAAGAGTGGATGGATGTATAAATTCAGAGGGAATCTCAACAGGGGAAGAGGCAGCAGCAcatgaggtggaggagatgaaagaggaagaggaggggaaagaaaaTGAAGAGATGCAACCGTCGACAGAGGAGGCAACACACCCTCAACATGCTGGGCG ACTTGCAAACGGCATAGGTGGGAATGAAGACGAGGATGACGctggtgaggaggaaggaggagatgaagcAGGGACTCATACCAACTTGGATGTTTTGAGCTCTAACTTTGAGATGAATGTAGAACAAGCTGGTAcagaagtggaggaagaggaggaagaggttcaGACAGAAGGAGATGGAAGAGAAACCCAGGACAGTTTCAGCTCGGCATTCGAGCAGATTGTTGAGCAGGTCGATGTTCAGgagcaagaagaggaggaagaggacagggagttggaggaggagagggagaaaggtaCGGTGGACAACAAAGATGGCTTCAGCTCCACATTTGAGCGCATCGTGGAGTCCGCACTGCTGAGGGGGGGAACCTGCTACAGCAGCCTGGACTCTCTGGACGTGCTGTCACTCACCGACGAGACAGACAGCTGTGTCAGCTTCGAGGCGCCACTGACGCCGCTCATCCAACAGAGGGCGCTGTTACAGGGCCCTGAAcctctggagctggagctggaaaCCGTTCAGGAGCAAGAAGGGGCTGAGGCTGGACCAGATGCCCCAGGTGCTGGAGAGACCACTGTCCGTGGAGGTGGAGCTGTGGCAGCAGGAGGAAGCCCACTGAGGACCACCATAACAGGGAGCAGATCAGAGTTTGTGCTGAGTCAGCCTGGACGCTGGGCTATCCCCAATGGATACCATGCAGACTCCCAGGGAGGCATGGAGGGTTCTGGAGCCATGATTAACTCTCTCAG TGATGCCAGCCTCACAGACGTCCTGTCTGACTCGGAGGAGTGTAATTTGGGCAGTCTGGACCATTTGGAGCGCGGCAGCACCGACACTCTGGCCAATGGCTGCCGAGCCGACTATGAGGCGGCCAAGAGGCTCGCCAAGCGCCTCTATCACCTCGAGGGCTTCAAACGCTGTGACGTGGCCAGACACCTGGGCAAGAA TAATGACTTCAGCCAACTGGTGGCTTCAGAGTACCTGAGTTTCTTTGATCTCTCTGGCCTGACTCTGGATCGAGCCCTGAG AAACTTCTTAAAGGCCTTTCCACTGATGGGAGAgacccaggagagagagagggtcctAGTCCACTTCTCCAAACGCTTCTGCCTCTGCAACCCACACACATCCTCCTCAGAAG ATGGAGCCCACACATTAACCTGTGCTCTCATGCTGCTTAACACTGACCTACATGGACAT AACATTGGGAAGAAGATGTCCTGCCAACAGTTTATCGGTAACCTAGACGGCCTCAACAACGGCAAAGACTTTCCCAAAGACTTATTAAAG GTTTTATACAACTCAATCAAGAATGAGAAGCTTGAGTGGGCAGT CGAGAAGGAAGAGCTGAGGAAGAGCCTGTcggagctggtggaggagcaATGCGAGGGCGGGTGTAAACGTGTTACCAGGGTAACAGACGGCAATAACCCTTTCATTGCAATCCCTATTTTCGTGAACGCCGTCACCTACAAACACGGAGTGCTGACCCGCAAGAGCCACGCTGACATGGATGGCAAACGCA CCCCGAGGGGACGCCGCGGTTGGAAGAAGTTCTATGCGGTTCTGAAAGGGATGATCTTGTATCTCCAGAAG GATGAGTACAAACCAGACGCTGACATTTCAGAGGTGGACCTGAAGAACGCAGTGAGAATCCATCACTCGTTAGCCACTCGTGCCACTGACTACAGCAAGAAAGCCAACGTACTGAAGCTAAAAACGTCAGACTGGAGAGTGTATCTGCTGCAGGCCCC gagtgaggaggagatgatgtcCTGGATCTTCCGGATAAACCTGGTGGCGGCGCTCTTCTCAGCCCCAGCGTTCCCTGCTGCAATCGGCTCCATGAAGAAATTCTGTCGACCAATCCTGCCTTCTCAATCCACCAGACTCaaccag GACGAGCAGCTGCTGAGTCACGAGAACAAGATGAAGCAGATGAGCCTGGAGCTGGAGGAACACCGGAAAAACACGCCCTCAGTTGACCCCAAAAGCCGGGAGTGGGAGGAGCACAGGCTCAAAGAGCACTACCTGACGTATGAG AAGACTCGGTATGAGACGTACATCGGCCTCCTGCAGGCCAAGCTTCGTGCTGAGACGGACGACCTTGAGAAGATCGAGGCGAGCGTGATGGGGGGCCTGATCATGGAGGGGGGCCTGGCCGGCCGCGAGTGCCACCTCCGCAAGACGCAGTCCTCCCCGTCCATCAGCCAGGCTCACAGCGGAATGAACGGAAGAACCGCTGAATGCACTACCCCAGGACCGAGGAGCTga
- the psd2 gene encoding PH and SEC7 domain-containing protein 3 isoform X2, with amino-acid sequence MTQEGQALPSPTPAENPAEASTTSTTDSPTETPNLTEQDKPGAEEGKQQEEIREGDEEAQGETHGEGEGRAEAEEGEFKEGRLDSSGGEDQQTDGGVEGEREGTRVDGCINSEGISTGEEAAAHEVEEMKEEEEGKENEEMQPSTEEATHPQHAGRLANGIGGNEDEDDAGEEEGGDEAGTHTNLDVLSSNFEMNVEQAGTEVEEEEEEVQTEGDGRETQDSFSSAFEQIVEQVDVQEQEEEEEDRELEEEREKGTVDNKDGFSSTFERIVESALLRGGTCYSSLDSLDVLSLTDETDSCVSFEAPLTPLIQQRALLQGPEPLELELETVQEQEGAEAGPDAPGAGETTVRGGGAVAAGGSPLRTTITGSRSEFVLSQPGRWAIPNGYHADSQGGMEGSGAMINSLSDASLTDVLSDSEECNLGSLDHLERGSTDTLANGCRADYEAAKRLAKRLYHLEGFKRCDVARHLGKNNDFSQLVASEYLSFFDLSGLTLDRALRNFLKAFPLMGETQERERVLVHFSKRFCLCNPHTSSSEDGAHTLTCALMLLNTDLHGHSHLLSFKLEHCGLGNTTLHSIIGPALWLFLDPPAL; translated from the exons ATGACCCAGGAGGGGCAGGCTCTGCCCTCTCCCACCCCAGCAGAGAACCCAGCAGAGGCCAGCACAACCTCCACCACCGACTCACCCACAGAGACCCCCAACCTGACAGAGCAGGACAAGCCGGGGGCCGAGGAGGGGAAACAACAAGAGGAGATCAGAGAAGGGGATGAGGAGGCACAGGGTGAGACACATGGGGAAGGAGAGGGGAGAGcagaagcagaggagggggagtTTAAAGAGGGGAGGTTAGATAGCAGTGGAGGTGAAGATcagcagacagatggaggggtggagggagagagggaaggcaCAAGAGTGGATGGATGTATAAATTCAGAGGGAATCTCAACAGGGGAAGAGGCAGCAGCAcatgaggtggaggagatgaaagaggaagaggaggggaaagaaaaTGAAGAGATGCAACCGTCGACAGAGGAGGCAACACACCCTCAACATGCTGGGCG ACTTGCAAACGGCATAGGTGGGAATGAAGACGAGGATGACGctggtgaggaggaaggaggagatgaagcAGGGACTCATACCAACTTGGATGTTTTGAGCTCTAACTTTGAGATGAATGTAGAACAAGCTGGTAcagaagtggaggaagaggaggaagaggttcaGACAGAAGGAGATGGAAGAGAAACCCAGGACAGTTTCAGCTCGGCATTCGAGCAGATTGTTGAGCAGGTCGATGTTCAGgagcaagaagaggaggaagaggacagggagttggaggaggagagggagaaaggtaCGGTGGACAACAAAGATGGCTTCAGCTCCACATTTGAGCGCATCGTGGAGTCCGCACTGCTGAGGGGGGGAACCTGCTACAGCAGCCTGGACTCTCTGGACGTGCTGTCACTCACCGACGAGACAGACAGCTGTGTCAGCTTCGAGGCGCCACTGACGCCGCTCATCCAACAGAGGGCGCTGTTACAGGGCCCTGAAcctctggagctggagctggaaaCCGTTCAGGAGCAAGAAGGGGCTGAGGCTGGACCAGATGCCCCAGGTGCTGGAGAGACCACTGTCCGTGGAGGTGGAGCTGTGGCAGCAGGAGGAAGCCCACTGAGGACCACCATAACAGGGAGCAGATCAGAGTTTGTGCTGAGTCAGCCTGGACGCTGGGCTATCCCCAATGGATACCATGCAGACTCCCAGGGAGGCATGGAGGGTTCTGGAGCCATGATTAACTCTCTCAG TGATGCCAGCCTCACAGACGTCCTGTCTGACTCGGAGGAGTGTAATTTGGGCAGTCTGGACCATTTGGAGCGCGGCAGCACCGACACTCTGGCCAATGGCTGCCGAGCCGACTATGAGGCGGCCAAGAGGCTCGCCAAGCGCCTCTATCACCTCGAGGGCTTCAAACGCTGTGACGTGGCCAGACACCTGGGCAAGAA TAATGACTTCAGCCAACTGGTGGCTTCAGAGTACCTGAGTTTCTTTGATCTCTCTGGCCTGACTCTGGATCGAGCCCTGAG AAACTTCTTAAAGGCCTTTCCACTGATGGGAGAgacccaggagagagagagggtcctAGTCCACTTCTCCAAACGCTTCTGCCTCTGCAACCCACACACATCCTCCTCAGAAG ATGGAGCCCACACATTAACCTGTGCTCTCATGCTGCTTAACACTGACCTACATGGACAT TCTCATCTGCTCAGTTTTAAACTGGAGCACTGTGGTCTGGGCAACACAACCCTCCACAGTATCATTGGTCCTGCTCTCTGGCTTTTCCTCGACCCTCCTGCTCTGTAG